A region of Cataglyphis hispanica isolate Lineage 1 chromosome 8, ULB_Chis1_1.0, whole genome shotgun sequence DNA encodes the following proteins:
- the LOC126851525 gene encoding uncharacterized protein LOC126851525 isoform X2 gives MILQEPNVGGSEMASREKKPLAPSKSKQKASNDSGLPSNEVKNKKGKSLPNIKQQQLAQEIFDTVATGSQLSAKLEASLPRRNALKNLKRKQNLRAAKANLIKSKVTKKVTNKNIHRIASDIKKGVKTKRVKQSDESTVKTVEIASKFSENQTNNRDNEGKGTETPSKSAKNNLRTKKIKSDIQNKEEASATSSVKVSPKLGRKGKTAESPDSLSKSAKPAKFTNLKKNNSKDYLIRVVEDNRDLQKSAKNRKNSGKESDCGSIKSNSSIEKFSKAVLDDKNSIDLTIDEVIASSMLSDSETENQQSTEKTEGKVTRSKKMLRWGTKMNEDIVCEIEIKKEPDTDDMKVTSDGEYTETDQGFHFQNAIQLRKRSKVGYIEMSQRNLRNGRQRQLSDSGNSADNDSKKRLILNSDGTNTSDNLIEHISDCNTNMDSCFSDPNCNESQTTTMASSKEEICLKDEVSKSFEEETDIGLEIENNNNSDRMDRTSETGPTLRSKTKAKIIENEATKDDDIKIEDTRITPKSAEAQEDSKKLILLKFTDKPKGRRSSLNIEMKKTVNSFYSTDKSVDGNSKSQIDQMIENIKLNIAKSIESKIFCPEKGLGLSKNFDVPKIEEIVAPLSTESQKMGLEDNADEDRSNVTKNEITSDSSENSVPKVADTAKEIEEKLVKSDIGEAETHSQNIQENRASDSDKINVHNICESTRNISNNNNNNAASYNSMDESEIENVGCSTASSASVNFGDNELKTLDENKKIATRKSSRISDKSSDSVSNSEARRSISRLEDISAEHIQRPTSEGMISEDTLARQLSDDNAAIALVPASPRQAEERLTEKHTEAKELDTSLNNLEESETLESISREVERLVAEDQFVNLSLPNATNDTSLSKEIICDTMVSDKELGIEHVNKQEASACSDDSSMPLESAANSVNEISCESHTDGKLVDAIEILQENDASCKTAQSAKHSKTNYVSTTANCDSNSECSSVNSVPVRTCTPVPRQNDETKELDRGNDCKELFNDLTSNLDKNVLEQNSEFNETDPSNKSSDNKDPEEQKPANEKKRRVLRTRDKQKRQQVASRSKEYIDSIKIKAEEISVQKTQNSNLQSDANEVPQGSSALDRTVISEGSQKIEDTSDSPNSNESDDVLESQSRTRRSRDMKKRKEEPPLSNNSKTKRVKRDSRKSDQQNKEETLLDNEVAKINENNRSFLNKYVDAERPDNYREFFTKHEQDGLDKKGPNVRSKSENDLMIGTKRCKSGERQLSRNLSENHVSKQTTDNIDILENECKSPKMPELVQKDSDETSTSGESSNSDMPKILETPEDKERKESILRTLGLESLEEAAKRLQNQQKIKKEQSSGTLKTIFKVKDKDKDKRGSRSPLKMILKQGRGDGEGDSPEFYTIQKEFGTSGLGDSSSGANRKFTTNHRHSCDDDNEDATPKDRQSLIIPEKSSSFSIHPGRVCADVCSYCFGKFGSLDTPMHLAQIKSDERRKKILNLERHLTKDSCLCDACYRHVDRKANTSPANMQQKPQKQHRQLMVSKCSARECRDPARHHVKRRWLLKIKAALQNQVDIDWESSQHTTSFCVNHYEKIGRFLMCALCKRRLARTHTHQLTSTEIDELNQLVGQQGIPVSLTAGTFVCKLCRYFTQLQLKYKDLENMNMNHRNFCKSYRKRILHYHGIEVAEDEDDDSSQQANQVKDKKSKKSTKSAQLKSGSSKSPEHVTSDTSEKSTPEPNKNEGVGRSSSCEMGGENHTTKASSNENGGTDIQYLNSIESAVENLKKRKILDMHAYTPTADGVTTASEMVEILGMDNEVTLTRLPKRPKLNNSNNNDITPVVQRLGANPSISVRTLFPGEEEMNLHVNIEFQNVREVTPQGWEKCATMIQYDRETKHLWQQLQRPYGNQSSFLRHLILLEKYYRAGDLILAPNASRNAINYSTSVQNRLISYEGPEKMDEPIMEPIAAEYNSRRLSGGYLLEKDRLSMPGTSSMSKPSTSGSGMMSLHSTKVNSPRVLKLNSGVSIIKKPPPNLQRLSLPSTSGSGGIVGTANGGVKRKDGQNLSSAYSGGSGKVFQLSEPDLKRMQSLNKRQKPSDRQFGAGTNNGSVGGSSSPTSGNIRSHYQKTQLPAIPTGHSQQFQRHLRMQQEMLSRQSRGDFEPLICDMTRSAANENNSTGQNLIQNLNLPKSIQVTTKPTMTSSTNSPIPILPKIPKSLTVIPQTVTRPADK, from the exons AAAGCAGCAGCAGCTTGCGCAAGAGATTTTTGATACAGTAGCAACAGGTAGTCAGCTCTCTGCTAAACTAGAGGCAAGCTTGCCACGCAGGAATGCCCTTAAAAATCTGAAACGCAAACAGAACCTAAGAGCAGCCAAGGCAAATCTCATTAAGTCCAAGGTTACCAAAAAAGTGacgaacaaaaatatacacagGATAGCTTCTGACATTAAGAAGGGTGTTAAAACGAAAAGAGTTAAGCAATCAGACGAATCAACTGTTAAGACAGTTGAGATTGCTTCGAAATTTTCGGAAAATCAGACAAACAATAGAGACAACGAAGGCAAAGGAACTGAAACACCAAGTAAAAGTGCCAAGAACAATCTCAGGaccaaaaaaatcaaatctgACATTCAGAACAAAGAAGAGGCCAGTGCTACATCTAGCGTTAAAGTTAGTCCAAAACTTGGCAGAAAGGGAAAAACAGCGGAAAGTCCTGATTCTTTGTCTAAGAGTGCCAAACCAGCAAAGTTCACaaacttgaagaaaaataatagcaagGACTATCTCATCAGAGTTGTAGAGGATAACAGAGATTTGCAAAAGAGTGCAAAGAATCGAAAGAACAGTGGCAAAGAATCAGATTGTGGTAGTATAAAAAGCAATTCtagcattgaaaaattttcaaaggcAGTTTTGGATGACAAGAATTCTATTGATCTTACTATAGACGAAGTTATTGCTTCTTCGATGTTGAGTGATTCTGAAACTGAAAATCAACAAAGCACAGAGAAGACTGAAGGAAAAGTGACAAGGAGTAAGAAAATGTTAAGATGGGGTACGAAGATGAATGAAGATATTGTCtgtgaaattgaaataaagaaagagccTGATACCGATGACATGAAAGTTACATCGGATGGAGAATATACAGAGACAGATCAAGGTTTCCACTTCCAGAATGCCATTCAATTGAGAAAAAGATCGAAAGTCGGCTATATCGAAATGTCTCAAAGAAACTTGAGAAATGGAAGACAACGACAGTTGTCAGATTCGGGAAATTCCGCAGATAATGATTCTAAAAAGCGTCTTATATTAAACTCGGATGGGACTAATACCTCGGATAATTTGATAGAACATATCTCGGACTGTAATACAAATATGGATTCTTGCTTTTCGGATCCCAATTGTAACGAATCTCAGACTACAACTATGGCATCGAGCAAAGAAGAGATTTGTTTGAAGGATGAAGTGTCCAAGAGTTTTGAGGAGGAAACTGATATTGGATTGGAAatcgagaataataataatagtgatCGTATGGATAGAACAAGTGAAACGGGTCCGACACTGCGTTCTAAAACTAAagctaaaattattgaaaacgaAGCAACAAAAGATgacgatattaaaattgaagacaCACGAATAACGCCCAAGAGTGCGGAAGCACAAGAAGATTCAAAGAAGCTTATCTTACTCAAATTTACAGATAAACCGAAAGGTCGTAGGAGTAGTTTAAAcatagaaatgaaaaagacAGTTAATTCCTTTTACAGTACAGATAAATCTGTGGATGGTAATTCAAAATCGCAAATAGATCAAATGattgagaatattaaattaaatattgcaaaatccATTGagagcaaaatattttgtccaGAGAAGGGTCTTGGATTAAGCAAAAACTTCGATGTGCCCAAAATCGAAGAGATTGTCGCGCCACTCAGTACAGAATCGCAAAAAATGGGATTAGAAGATAATGCCGATGAAGACAGATCCAACGTTACGAAAAACGAGATCACGTCAGATAGTTCGGAAAATTCAGTACCAAAAGTGGCCGATACTGCCAAAGAGATTGAAGAAAAGCTAGTCAAGTCTGATATTGGGGAAGCAGAAACGCATTCGCAGAACATCCAGGAGAACAGGGCCTCCGATAGTGACAAaattaatgtacataatatttgtGAATCTACGcgtaatataagtaataataataataataatgctgcATCTTACAACAGTATGGATGAATCAGAAATCGAGAATGTTGGTTGTAGTACAGCCAGCAGTGCCTCGGTCAATTTCGGTGATAATGAATTGAAGACATTGGACGAGAATAAGAAGATTGCTACGAGAAAATCTTCGAGGATCAGTGATAAAAGTTCAGACAGCGTCAGTAATTCTGAAGCTAGAAGATCAATTTCGAGATTGGAAGATATTTCAGCGGAACATATACAAAGACCTACGAGTGAGGGCATGATTTCAGAGGACACGCTAGCCCGTCAGCTTTCAGATGATAATGCTGCAATTGCGCTAGTACCTGCATCCCCTCGGCAAGCAGAGGAGAGACTTACGGAAAAACATACAGAAGCGAAAGAATTAGATACTTCTCTAAACAATTTGGAAGAATCAGAAACGCTGGAAAGTATATCTCGCGAAGTAGAGAGACTAGTAGCGGAAGATCAATTTGTCAACTTATCATTACCAAATGCTACAAATGATACATCATTaagcaaagaaataatttgcgaTACAATGGTATCGGATAAGGAGTTAGGGATCGAGCatgtaaataaacaagaaGCATCTGCTTGTAGTGACGATAGTTCTATGCCGTTAGAGTCAGCTGCCAATTCTGTAAACGAGATATCGTGCGAGAGCCATACGGATGGCAAGCTTGTCGATGCAATTGAGATATTACAGGAGAACGATGCTTCCTGCAAAACAGCGCAAAGCGCGAAGCATTCTAAAACAAATTACGTATCAACCACCGCAAACTGTGATTCAAATAGCGAATGTAGCTCTGTAAATTCTGTGCCTGTACGCACGTGCACTCCCGTTCCTCGACAGAACGACGAAACCAAGGAGCTCGATCGAGGTAACGACTGTAAAGAACTTTTCAATGATTTAACATCAAATTTAGACAAGAATGTTTTGGAGCAAAATTCGGAATTTAATGAAACGGACCCAAGCAATAAATCATCAGACAATAAAGATCCCGAGGAACAGAAACCTGCCAACGAGAAGAAGAGGCGAGTATTACGAACTCGCGATAAGCAGAAGAGACAACAAGTTGCGTCTCGTAGTAAAGAGTACATCGATAGCATAAAAATCAAGGCAGAGGAAATTAGTGTTCAAAAGACGCAAAATTCCAATCTACAGAGTGATGCTAATGAAGTGCCGCAAGGTTCATCAGCACTGGACAGGACTGTCATTTCCGAAGGTTCTCAGAAGATTGAAGATACTAGTGATTCGCCTAATAGCAATGAATCAGATGACGTCCTCGAGTCTCAATCCCGTACCCGTCGCAGTAGAGACATGAAGAAGCGTAAGGAGGAACCGCCATTGTCCAACAATTCCAAGACCAAGCGAGTTAAGCGAGATTCGCGAAAGTCCGATCAGCAGAATAAAGAGGAGACTCTGCTGGACAACGAAGTTGCCAAGATCAATGAGAATAATAGATCCTTCTTGAACAAGTACGTCGATGCAGAGCGTCCGGACAACTACCGCGAATTTTTCACGAAGCACGAGCAAGATGGACTTGACAAGAAGGGACCCAATGTGCGCAGCAAATCAGAAAACGACTTAATGATCGGCACAAAGAGGTGCAAAAGCGGGGAACGGCAACTTTCGCGAAATCTATCCGAGAATCACGTGTCGAAGCAGACGACTGACAATATAGATATCCTGGAAAACGAATGTAAGAGTCCCAAGATGCCGGAGCTCGTACAGAAGGATTCCGATGAGACTTCTACGTCTGGCGAGTCGTCTAATAGCGATATGCCAAAGATCTTGGAAACGCCtgaagataaagaaagaaaagagtcAATCTTGCGAACATTGGGGCTAGAATCTTTGGAAGAAGCCGCGAAGAGATTGCAAAatcagcaaaaaattaaaaaggagCAGTCGTCGGGCACTTTGAAGACGATCTTCAAGGTAAAGGACAAAGATAAAGACAAACGGGGATCGCGATCTCCATTAAAGATGATCCTCAAACAGGGACGCGGAGACGGAGAGGGGGATTCACCCGAGTTCTACACCATTCAAAAGGAG tttggAACCAGTGGTTTGGGAGATAGCAGCTCTGGTGCGAACCGAAAGTTCACTACTAACCACAGACACTCTTGCG aTGACGATAATGAAGATGCTACACCTAAGGATCGTCAGTCGCTTATCATTCCAGAGAAATCCTCCTCCTTTTCCATTCATCCCGGACGCGTGTGTGCCGACGTATGTTCCTACTGCTTCGGCAAGTTCGGTTCCCTGGACACGCCGATGCACCTAGCGCAAATAAAATCTGATGAAAGGCGAAAGAAGATTTTAAACTTGGAGAGACATCTTACGAAAGATTCATGTCTATGCGATGCGTGCTATCGTCACGTTGATAGGAAG GCGAACACTAGCCCGGCAAATATGCAGCAGAAGCCACAGAAGCAGCACAGACAATTGATGGTATCAAAGTGTTCAGCTCGCGAATGTCGGGATCCTGCGCGACATCACGTTAAACGCCGTTGGTTGCTCAAGATAAAAGCCGCTCTACAAAATCAG gTTGATATAGATTGGGAGTCGAGTCAGCACACTACGTCGTTCTGTGTTAATCATTACGAAAAGATTGGACGTTTCTTAATGTGCGCGCTGTGCAAACGCCGGCTCGCGCGAACGCACACCCACCAACTGACTAGCACGGAGATTGATGAATTGAATCAGCTAGTCGGTCAGCAAGGAATCCCCGTTTCACTAACGGCCGGCACGTTTGTATGCAAGCTATGTCGATACTTTACGCAGCTACAGCTCAAATACAAAGATCTCGAGAATATGAACATGAACCACAGGAACTTCTGTAAGAGTTATCGAAAGCG GATCTTGCATTACCATGGAATCGAAGTGGCTGAGGACGAGGATGATGATTCGTCACAGCAGGCAAATCAAGTCAAGGATAAAAAGAGTAAGAAAAGCACCAAAAGCGCGCAGCTGAAAAGCGGGAGTTCTAAGTCTCCGGAACATGTGACGAGCGATACATCAGAGAAGTCAACACCGGAACCGAATAAGAACGAGGGTGTGGGACGTTCGAGCTCTTGCGAAATGGGTGGCGAGAATCATACTACGAAGGCGAGCAGCAACGAAAACGGTGGCACGGATATTCAATATCTTAACAGTATCGAGAGCGCCGTGGAGAATCTGAAGAAGCGTAAGATTCTCGACATGCACGCATACACACCGACAGCCGACGGCGTGACAACGGCGAGTGAGATGGTTGAAATTCTTGGGATGGATAACGAGGTTACTCTAACGCGACTGCCGAAAAGGCCGAAACTCAATAATAGTAACAACAACGACATAACGCCCGTAGTGCAGAGACTCGGCGCAAATCCTTCTATAAGCGTGCGAACGCTTTTTCCAGGCGAAGAGGAGATGAATCTTCATGTCAACATTGAGTTTCAGAACGTACGCGAAGTAACGCCACAGGGATGGGAGAAGTGCGCGACAATGATTCAATATGATCGCGAAACCAAGCACCTCTGGCAGCAATTGCAGCGACCATACGGCAATCAGAGCTCCTTCCTACGACACCTGATTCTTCTGGAGAAATACTATAGAGCTGGTGACCTAATATTGGCACCAAATGCTTCGCGGAACGCAATTAACTATTCCACATCGGTACAGAACAGACTGATATCATACGAAGGCCCGGAAAAGATGGACGAACCGATAATGGAACCGATTGCGGCGGAATACAATTCGCGCCGTTTAAGCGGTGGctatttattggaaaaagatAGACTGTCAATGCCTGGCACAAGTTCAATGTCTAAACCATCAACTAGCGGCAGCGGTATGATGTCATTGCATTCGACGAAGGTGAATTCACCGCGGGTACTCAAACTCAACTCGGGAGTATCGATTATCAAAAAACCGCCGCCCAATCTGCAACGATTAAGCCTGCCGTCCACCAGCGGCAGCGGAGGAATTGTCGGTACTGCGAATGGTGGCGTTAAGCGGAAAGATGGACAAAATCTATCTTCTGCTTACAGCGGCGGCAGCGGCAAAGTGTTTCAATTGAGCGAACCGGACCTGAAGCGGATGCAATCGCTCAACAAACGGCAAAAGCCTAGCGACAGACAGTTTGGTGCCGGAACGAATAACGGATCGGTCGGCGGTTCAAGCTCGCCGACAAGCGGCAATATCAGATCGCATTACCAGAAAACGCAGCTTCCTGCAATTCCCACTGGCCACAGCCAACAGTTCCAGAGACACTTGCGGATGCAGCAGGAGATGCTAAGCCGACAGAGCCGCGGCGATTTCGAGCCGCTCATCTGTGACATGACGCGTTCTGCCGCAAACGAAAACAACTCGACCGGCCAAAATCTTATACAGAATCTTAATCTGCCCAAGTCTATCCAGGTAACGACCAAGCCGACGATGACATCGTCAACGAACAGTCCGATTCCGATTTTACCTAAGATCCCAAAATCGTTGACGGTAATACCGCAGACCGTCACGAGACCCGCTGACAAATGA